The window CCCTTTCCACCCTCTGGGCAAGTTGCGGAAGGTATGCACGGGGCGGTACTCTCCGGCATCCGACATCCGGACCAGATCCCGAATGGACTCTGGAGCCACAAAGACCTGAAGCTGGTCCTTGCCTTCATCGAGCATGTGCTGGAGGGTGAACAGGCCCACATCATGGCGGATCAAGACCTCTCCCAGACGCATGCCCTGACGGGCCAGATGCAGAAAGGTGTCCCATGCCGCTTCTTGCTCCGGGCTGGGTTCCCCAGAGGCTGAGGTGTTGTGCCATGCATCGCGGGCCATGTCCAGAATCACATCTGTGACCATGGGGTGGGTGCCCACAGGCAGCCCATAATGCACGGAGTGGTTTTCAAACTCCGTCACTTGCCCTGTCAGGCCGAGATCCTCGGGGATGGTTTCGCGGGTGTGCCAGCCTTCGGCGGTGAAAAACGGCACCATGATGACATTTCGGGTGGTGAAGAGGGTCTCCCAGGTGTCCACTTTGGGGTCTTCATCCAGAAACAGGGCATGCACTTCTTTGAAGAGGCCCCGTTCACGGATGCGGTCCCGGTTCTGGTAAATCACCCGGTTGCTGTTCTGGTTGCGGGTGGTGCCATGCCCAATGATCAAAAGGCCAGTGTCCTCTGGGTTGAACTCTGGGAAAGCCTCATGGGCACGGGCCAGAATCACATCGGTCATGCGGGGGTGCACCCCATAAGGCAGGGTGTAACGCACTGTTTTCCCCCCGAGTTGGCGGGTGATGCCCTGCACAGGCACAGGGCCAGAGTGCCCGAGGTTCAGTTCTCTGGGGATCACCGTTTCTGTGAAGTACCCCTCGCTGATGAACATGGGGATCACGGTGACATCGGAGTAACGGGTGGTGCGCAGGACCTGCCTGAGGGAGGGTTCTTCTTTCCAGTACCCTTCGATGACCTCGCTGAAAACGCCTGCCTGACGGATCAATTCTGCATAGTGATAGACCGCCTGGGCGGAATCAGGATTGAGATGTGAGCCGTGTCCGATCAGCACCAGTGAACGCATGGTGTCCATTCTACCCGAAGGCAGGGAAAGCCCACAGATGGGGCTATGCTTTTTGACCGATGCTGAAACCCTGCGGAATGCCAGTCAAAAATCATTTCGACCGGGCGGTGGTGCTGGTCTTGGGCACCATCAAAATGGCGTTTGGCACAGGTCTGGCCCATGTGCGGTTCAAGAAGCCACCAGAGACAAAAACCGTGGCACTGGTTCCGCTGTCCAGCCTGAGGGCATGCTGCAAACCCGCTTTGATCAGGGCTCTGGCGAAATCCTCAGGGTTGCCCCACTTCAGGTAGGCAAACACGTAATCGCCGTCCTGTGTGGTGCCGAAAGCCACCTGCCTGGTCGGACGCCAGATGCTGGCCGAAGTGTCAAAAGCCTCCTGCACAGGATTGACGGCATACTGGCTGTCCCTGACCAGCATGGGACCTGCGGCCAGCACATCTCTGGCGCTTTGCCATGTGTCATCTGCCCATGCCACCCCCACCGCCACCTGAGCCCCCAGAGTGGTGGGCAGGAAAGGGAATTTCTCGGGCTGGAAGGTGATGGTCATTTCACCTTCAGCGGGTTTGAAGCGTTCCAGAGACACCCGGGTGGCCACCCCATCTTGCACGGTCAGGGTCACAAAACCTTTGCCACCCACGAGGGTTTTGTTGTCTCCGACAAACAGGGTCAGCCAGCCTTCTCTGGGAGAAGAACGCACTGCATTGACCCGGCCCTGACCCAGAGGGGTGGAGAGGGTGTAACGGGCTCTGGGCACCCCCCACATGAGGTCACCTGTGGTGGTGAAACCCACCGCTGAACGTTTTTCCAGACCACCAAACAGCAGACGGCCATCCCGCACCACCATGTCCACAGGGAAACCTGTGCGCATGTCGAAGTATCCACCATTGATGCCAGCGACGGCCTGCCCTTGTTTCACAAAAGTCTCTACGCCTTGCAAGAAACCCGAGGTGAGTTTGGGCTGAAACAGGGTTTTGTTGAACACCAGCAGTTCCAGATCCCCGAGTTTCTGGTATTTCACTCCGGCAGGCAAAGTGGCAAGGTTGGGAAAAGGAGGCAGTTGTGGACGCACAAATTGAAACACATCAATCACCACTCTGGGTGGATTCTGCAAAGGGAAAACTTTGAATTCTGCCCCTTTGTTGAGGGTCAGGCTGGCCTGCATGCCCTGAGCACCCGGTTCCACCCGAATGCCCCGAATGCCCTTGGAACCCGAGAGGGGCAATGCCGTGGCTGTGCCTTTCACATCCAGCAAAGTGATTTTGTTGTCCTTGACTTCAAATTGACCAGGGGCCGAAAGGTCCAGCACAATGCGGGTCCGTTCGGTGTACTCCTCGATTTGTACGCTGTGCCGAATGCCTTGAAATACGGTTTGTACCGCCACAGGCACTTCAGGAACCTGAACATTTTCAGTGGGTACCGCAGGAGGGCCCGGCAAGGCAGCATAGTCGATCAACTCGGGAAGGTTGTTGATGGGCTTAAACCCCAGAGCCTCCAGCAAGGACACGGGAACCAGCCAGCGCCCTTCCTGAAAAATCAGGCTGGGCAGGGATGCGCTCTCCCAGCCAGAGCCCGGCCTGAACACCTGCCTGCTGCCCTGAAAAGAAAATTCGATGCTCTGGGCATCCTGAAACACCTGAACCCCCAGCAGCACCATGCCTTCCAGAGGGAGCACTTCTTGACCCTGCACAATGCGGGTTTCCATGCGGGTGTTCTGTCCAGCAACATAAACAGGACGGGCAAAAGCAGAACCGAAGGACAACAGCAGAAGGGCAGCAACAACTCGGGAGCGCATGACATTTCAAATGTAAAGGTTCTTGTCCCCGGTTGGGTGAGACTTGCCCTTGACAGTTTTGTGACAGGGGTTACATTTTTGCTACAATGGAAAGCACCATGAAACCTGTTTCTGCTGTGCTGCTGACCTCCCTTGGTCTGGTGCTGGGCGCATGCTCCACCTCTCCCCGGCCCTCTTCAACACAGGAAAGCCCGGTTGCACCTCTGGCCTGCACTTATGCTTTCTCTTACACCCCTGCATCCTACAAAACCGCTTTCACCAATGACGCCAACCTCACCACCGGCCTGTACGAATGTTTGGCACAGAATTTGATCCCCTGACCCCTGCAGGAAGAACTTTTCATGCTGCCAGAGTGGATTACCGCCGTTACTCCTGGGACAGTTTTTACAATGCCAGCACCGGCCAGTACGATTTCTCTTGGCTGAACACCGTGATGGGCTGGGCCCGCAACCGGGGGCAAAAACTGGGCTTCAGGATCCAGCCCATGGGTTCTGCTCTGGAACCCGATCCTGCAAACCGTTCTTATCTGCCCACCCACGTGGAACCTTACAGCACCCGGGTCACTTACCCTGCCACTGGAACCCCTCAGGTGGATGTGGTGGTGCCCAACTGGAACGACCCCACTTTTCTGGCTTTTTACAATGATTTTTACCAGCAACTCAGAAACCACCTGATCCAGAACAACCTTGCCCGGGACATCGCCTTTGTGGACATTGGCACGTATGGCTTCTGGGGAGAATGGCACCTGTGGACCGGAACCCCGGCCATCCTGCCTGAAGCCACCCCCGAACCCAGCAGAAACTTGTGGACATCGTCACCGACAACCTGATGGATCTGGGTTTCCCTCTGGTCATGATGAGCGACGGACACCAGGCCCTGCCTTATGCCCTTGCCAAATCCGAAAAAATCGGCTGGCGCAGGGACTCTCTGGGATGGGACTGGTTCACAGGAGGACTGCAGGCCAATTACGATGCTGCTTTCATTGAGAATGTGCTCAAAACCCGTTACCTGACCGCCCCTGTCATTGCCGAATTTGCACAGGTCACCACACAGGCAGGTCGAGACCGCCCCAACTTCTTCACCCGTGCCCAGAGCGATGTGAATGCCTATCACA of the Deinococcus misasensis DSM 22328 genome contains:
- a CDS encoding CbiX/SirB N-terminal domain-containing protein, with product MRSLVLIGHGSHLNPDSAQAVYHYAELIRQAGVFSEVIEGYWKEEPSLRQVLRTTRYSDVTVIPMFISEGYFTETVIPRELNLGHSGPVPVQGITRQLGGKTVRYTLPYGVHPRMTDVILARAHEAFPEFNPEDTGLLIIGHGTTRNQNSNRVIYQNRDRIRERGLFKEVHALFLDEDPKVDTWETLFTTRNVIMVPFFTAEGWHTRETIPEDLGLTGQVTEFENHSVHYGLPVGTHPMVTDVILDMARDAWHNTSASGEPSPEQEAAWDTFLHLARQGMRLGEVLIRHDVGLFTLQHMLDEGKDQLQVFVAPESIRDLVRMSDAGEYRPVHTFRNLPRGWKGVFNEADFRRAISYVYPSVLEDTYLYQKGALRVTPWISTARRQTGIYARVQQATLKDVDVVSKKICGFCLKSRLWYGEQLYQTFLDGVPGNIPCVEACTYVISEVREHVAQKASKTSPSGAV
- a CDS encoding phosphodiester glycosidase family protein, whose translation is MRSRVVAALLLLSFGSAFARPVYVAGQNTRMETRIVQGQEVLPLEGMVLLGVQVFQDAQSIEFSFQGSRQVFRPGSGWESASLPSLIFQEGRWLVPVSLLEALGFKPINNLPELIDYAALPGPPAVPTENVQVPEVPVAVQTVFQGIRHSVQIEEYTERTRIVLDLSAPGQFEVKDNKITLLDVKGTATALPLSGSKGIRGIRVEPGAQGMQASLTLNKGAEFKVFPLQNPPRVVIDVFQFVRPQLPPFPNLATLPAGVKYQKLGDLELLVFNKTLFQPKLTSGFLQGVETFVKQGQAVAGINGGYFDMRTGFPVDMVVRDGRLLFGGLEKRSAVGFTTTGDLMWGVPRARYTLSTPLGQGRVNAVRSSPREGWLTLFVGDNKTLVGGKGFVTLTVQDGVATRVSLERFKPAEGEMTITFQPEKFPFLPTTLGAQVAVGVAWADDTWQSARDVLAAGPMLVRDSQYAVNPVQEAFDTSASIWRPTRQVAFGTTQDGDYVFAYLKWGNPEDFARALIKAGLQHALRLDSGTSATVFVSGGFLNRTWARPVPNAILMVPKTSTTARSK